Proteins found in one Coffea eugenioides isolate CCC68of chromosome 5, Ceug_1.0, whole genome shotgun sequence genomic segment:
- the LOC113771039 gene encoding receptor kinase-like protein Xa21 produces MEKIFNHFLQGLFLLYFVSASSAMTTTNITTDQDALLALRAHITSQDPHQILLKNWSVSSPVCQWVGVTCGSRHHRVTALDLSNMSLSGIIPPRLGNMSFLVSLNLSRNNFHGELPHEFARLRRLRVLDLDVNNLSGEFPEWFGSFHQLRLLSLNNNSFTGFISTSLANVSTLEKLSLSFNYYIHGNIPIEIFNISSLELIFLQGNSLSGSVPDDMCRHLQRLKLIDLSWNKLNGQILSSIYNCSRLQVLHLSANYFTGFIPRGIGTLKALEQLYLSGNSLEGEIPKEMGNLTMLKTFAVSSNSITDESFHSFSKPTFRQSSVKDG; encoded by the exons ATGGAGaaaattttcaatcatttcctTCAGGGACTCTTCTTGCTGTATTTTGTTTCAGCTTCCTCAGCCATGACCACAACCAATATTACTACTGATCAAGATGCTCTTCTTGCGTTGAGAGCTCACATCACTTCACAGGACCCTCATCAAATCCTGTTAAAAAACTGGTCTGTTTCTTCCCCTGTATGTCAGTGGGTAGGAGTCACTTGCGGCTCTCGTCACCATCGAGTAACTGCCTTGGATCTTTCCAATATGAGTCTTAGTGGCATCATACCACCACGGCTGGGAAATATGTCATTTCTGGTTTCCCTTAACCTGAGCAGAAATAATTTCCATGGAGAACTGCCGCATGAATTTGCTCGGTTACGCCGGTTGAGAGTGCTTGATTTAGATGTCAACAATCTCAGTGGAGAGTTTCCCGAGTGGTTTGGTTCCTTTCATCAACTTCGACTGTTGTCTCTGAATAACAACAGTTTCACTGGCTTCATCTCAACTTCCTTGGCTAACGTTTCTACGCTAGAAAAGTTAAGTCTGTCATTCAATTACTATATCCACGGAAATATTCCAATAGAGATTTTCAATATTTCCTCGCTGGAGTTGATTTTCCTCCAGGGTAATAGCTTATCTGGTAGCGTTCCAGATGATATGTGTCGCCATCTTCAGAGACTCAAGTTGATTGACCTGTCATGGAacaagttaaatggtcaaataCTATCAAGCATATATAACTGTTCACGACTTCAAGTGCTGCACCTTTCTGCGAATTACTTCACTGGATTCATACCAAGAGGAATTGGCACTTTGAAGGCACTTGAGCAGCTGTATCTAAGCGGGAACAGTTTAGAAG GTGAAATCCCAAAAGAGATGGGTAATTTAACTATGCTGAAAACATTTGCCGTTAGTTCCAACAGCATAACAG ATGAGAGTTTTCATTCTTTCAGCAAACCAACTTTCAGGCAATCTTCCGTCAAGGATGGGTAA